A DNA window from Anastrepha ludens isolate Willacy chromosome 6, idAnaLude1.1, whole genome shotgun sequence contains the following coding sequences:
- the LOC128868411 gene encoding lysozyme 1-like encodes MARFGPDINIPKTSKMCTSIISLLQTLKTRANGTNQRKLINMKVVAFFMLALVLAAPALGKTFDRCSLAKEMYALGVPKDQLARWTCIAQRESSFRTNVVGPTNSNGSNDYGIFQINNKYWCQPADGRFSYNECNLSCNALLTDNIADSVKCARKIQKQQGWTAWSTWKYCNGALPSINDCF; translated from the exons ATGGCGCGTTTTGGTCCCGATATTAATATTCCGAAAACG TCCAAAATGTGCACTTCAATCATAAGTTTACTACAAACACTTAAAACACGCGCCAACGGAACCAATCAACGAAAACTAATCAACATGAAAGTGGTTGCTTTCTTCATGCTCGCCTTGGTTTTGGCGGCTCCAGCATTGGGTAAAACTTTCGATCGCTGCTCGCTGGCTAAGGAGATGTATGCTCTCGGCGTACCAAAAGATCAATTGGCCCGTTGGACTTGTATTGCTCAACGCGAAAGCTCTTTCCGTACCAACGTCGTCGGTCCAACTAATTCTAATGGTTCCAACGATTACGGTATCTTCCAGATCAACAATAAATATTGGTGTCAGCCTGCTGATGGACGCTTCTCCTATAACGAGTGTAATTTGAGCTGCAATGCACTGTTGACCGATAACATCGCAGACTCTGTGAAATGCGCGCGCAAGATCCAAAAACAGCAAGGTTGGACTGCTTGGTCCACCTGGAAATACTGCAATGGTGCGCTGCCCAGCATTAACGATTGTTTCTAA